The following proteins are encoded in a genomic region of Triticum dicoccoides isolate Atlit2015 ecotype Zavitan chromosome 1B, WEW_v2.0, whole genome shotgun sequence:
- the LOC119307270 gene encoding uncharacterized protein LOC119307270 — protein sequence MFAATVTVLRSVAADRSATRNSRGDAGGSLKILLTFDFVFILHLMERIMKITDVLCLKLQHKSLDIANALDCVSNIKVLLGELREDGWDSLFEDVKSFCVKHEIDIPNMDQKYVGVTKSRNKHDNTTVIHHYKVDVFNVAIDQQVIELNDRFSSQVTELLDLCSSLDPRHDAFSKSKICRLVEKFYPANFSSQERDRLECELPHFQLDTFNHPEIKNCKLLADLTKGIVKTGKSSDYPMVERLLRLVITLPVSTATAERAFSAMKLVKTRLRSKMGDDFLCHCTLVYIEKELAAKFSSEEIIDIFDTGARKAEFKLIEM from the exons ATGTTTGCCGCAACTGTTACAGTGCTAAGAAGTGTAGCAGCTGATCGTTCAGCTACAAGGAACTCAAGAGGTGATGCTGGAGGTTCCCTGAAAATCCTACTCACATTTGATTTTGTGTTCATTCTACACTTAATGGAAAGAATCATGAAAATCACGGATGTCTTGTGTCTCAAACTTCAACATAAATCTTTGGACATTGCAAATGCATTAGATTGTGTTTCTAACATAAAGGTGTTGCTTGGTGAACTAAGGGAAGATGGATGGGACAGCCTTTTTGAAGATGTGAAATCCTTTTGTGTGAAACATGAGATTGACATCCCGAACATGGATCAAAA GTATGTTGGTGTGACAAAATCTCGAAATAAGCATGACAACACCACAGTTATCCATCATTACAAAGTAGATGTGTTTAATGTTGCAATAGATCAACAAGTGATAGAGTTGAATGATCGATTCAGTTCTCAAGTAACTGAGCTACTAGATCTTTGTTCATCATTGGACCCGAGGCATGATGCCTTCAGCAAGTCAAAGATATGCAGACTAGTGGAGAAATTCTATCCTGCAAATTTTTCTAGTCAAGAAAGAGATCGGTTGGAGTGCGAGCTACCACATTTCCAGCTTGATACATTCAACCATCCAGAGATCAAGAACTGCAAATTACTTGCTGATCTAACAAAAGGAATAGTTAAGACTGGCAAGTCTTCTGACTATCCAATGGTTGAGAGGTTGTTACGACTGGTCATAACTCTCCCGGTGTCAACCGCAACCGCAGAGCGAGCCTTTTCTGCAATGAAACTAGTCAAGACGCGGCTTCGAAGCAAAATGGGAGATGATTTTCTTTGCCATTGCACGCTAGTTTACATTGAGAAGGAACTTGCAGCCAAGTTTAGCTCTGAAGAAATAATCGATATCTTCGATACTGGTGCTCGTAAAGCAGAATTCAAATTGATAGAAATGTAA
- the LOC119307278 gene encoding pentatricopeptide repeat-containing protein At4g14170-like: MPAPATLASFNALVASLARSGRPSQALLAFRDMLARGFPPDHFTLPPVLRCCALTGSAALAASSHALSVKLGAHGSLFVASALVQCYAGMFNLPDARRLFDGMRERDAVLWTSMLSAYAQGGQPEEALRLFQGMVVAEVQLDAVVMVSLLLACGQLGWRRHGRSVHACCVRMFLGMPLSLGNALVDMHVKCGELEFAERVFSVMPRRDVISWSALIVGHGLNGRPDVALRLFDEMVAKGVDQNSITFLGALSACAHSGMVDKAYAIFDQMKQRGIKRELKHYSCMADALGRAGRVVEAVNLIEEMPCQPDEAILGSVLAACRVHGEMDAAERISKRLMSMSPAKSGYYMSLANIYSDAGRYDDAERIRGFMKEVKVDKLPGYSSVELDVSVSESKNV; this comes from the coding sequence ATGCCGGCTCCCGCCACGCTCGCCTCCTTCAACGCCCTCGTCGCCTCGCTCGCGCGCTCCGGCCGCCCCTCGCAGGCGCTCCTCGCCTTCCGTGACATGCTCGCGCGGGGTTTCCCGCCCGACCACTTCACCCTGCCCCCGGTCCTCCGCTGCTGCGCGCTCACCGGCTCCGCCGCCCTGGCCGCCTCCTCGCACGCCCTCTCCGTCAAGCTTGGCGCCCACGGTAGCCTATTCGTGGCGTCCGCGCTCGTGCAGTGCTACGCGGGCATGTTCAACCTCCCCGACGCGCGGAGGCTGTTCGACGGAATGCGCGAGAGGGATGCCGTTCTGTGGACGTCTATGCTGTCCGCGTACGCGCAGGGTGGGCAGCCAGAGGAGGCTCTGCGGTTGTTCCAGGGGATGGTGGTGGCCGAGGTGCAGCTGGACGCGGTGGTCATGGTCAGCCTTCTTCTCGCGTGTGGCCAGCTCGGGTGGCGGCGCCATGGGAGAAGCGTGCACGCGTGCTGCGTCCGGATGTTCCTGGGGATGCCGCTGTCTCTGGGGAATGCGCTTGTGGACATGCACGTCAAGTGCGGTGAGCTTGAATTTGCCGAACGCGTATTTTCTGTGATGCCCAGGCGGGATGTTATCTCGTGGAGTGCTCTGATTGTTGGCCATGGTTTGAATGGCCGTCCGGATGTTGCTTTGAGGCTCTTTGATGAAATGGTGGCCAAAGGAGTGGACCAGAACTCGATCACCTTTCTTGGTGCCCTGTCAGCCTGTGCGCATTCAGGCATGGTGGACAAAGCGTATGCTATATTCGATCAGATGAAACAGCGGGGCATCAAGCGTGAGCTTAAGCATTACTCTTGCATGGCTGATGCGTTAGGGAGGGCAGGCCGTGTTGTTGAGGCAGTAAATCTcatagaggaaatgccttgccagcctgacgaggctatcCTTGGCAGTGTATTGGCAGCTTGCCGAGTGCATGGTGAAATGGACGCTGCTGAACGGATTTCAAAGAGATTGATGAGCATGTCTCCTGCAAAGAGCGGCTACTACATGAGCTTGGCAAACATATATTCAGATGCTGGAAGGTATGATGATGCAGAGAGAATAAGAGGCTTCATGAAGGAAGTTAAAGTCGACAAGCTTCCTGGATATAGTTCAGTTGAACTCGATGTTTCTGTCTCTGAATCAAAAAATGTATAA